The following coding sequences lie in one Arachis hypogaea cultivar Tifrunner chromosome 9, arahy.Tifrunner.gnm2.J5K5, whole genome shotgun sequence genomic window:
- the LOC112710825 gene encoding uncharacterized protein, translating to MTCLVSTSFAFPVRISLPRPPPSIKEVQRLESSLVRFSSSETVTAGYILFSAQKTLVACSSNRHILSVKGRFQHCLMSCTRFIYESFSYNMNNVHCMEIFLCGYWVGPDDDDGWGFVEAVINQIT from the exons ATGACGTGCTTAGTTTCCACAAGCTTCGCTTTTCCGGTACGTATTTCTCTGCCGCGGCCACCACCATCAATCAAG GAAGTGCAGCGATTAGAATCTTCTCTGGTTAGATTTTCAAGCAGTGAAACTGTTACTGCAG gatatattttattttcagcTCAAAAGACTCTTGTTGCTTGCAGTTCAAATCGTCACATTTTATCCGTGAAAGGAAGGTTTCAACATTGCTTGATGTCATGCACAAGATTTATATATGAATCTTTCTCTTATAATATGAATAATGTACATTGCATGGAAATATTTTTATGTGGTTATTGGGTAGgacctgatgatgatgatggttgggGATTTGTGGAAGCTGTGATTAATCAAATTACTtga